A genome region from Tolypothrix sp. PCC 7712 includes the following:
- a CDS encoding GuaB3 family IMP dehydrogenase-related protein, whose translation MDIQLGRGKTARRAYGIDEIALVPGRGTLDPSLADTKWRIGNIEREIPIIASAMDGVVDVRMAVRLSQLGALGVLNLEGIQTRYADPDPILDKIAAVGKDEFVSLMQQLYAEPIKPELIEKRIQEIKQQGGIAAVSATPAGASKFGEIVAKAGADLFFVQATVVSTAHLSPESIVPLDLAEFCRSMPIPVILGNCVTYEVTLDLLKAGAAGVLVGIGPGAACTSRGVLGVGVPQATAIADCAAARDDYYRETGNYIPIIADGGLITGGDICKCIACGADGVMIGSPFARAAEAPGRGYHWGMATPSPVLPRGTRIRVATTGTLEQILIGPAALDDGTHNLLGALKTSMGTLGAKNIKEMQQVEVVIAPSLLTEGKVYQKAQQLGMGK comes from the coding sequence GTGGACATTCAACTTGGGCGGGGAAAAACAGCTCGGAGAGCTTACGGAATTGATGAAATTGCTTTAGTTCCTGGCAGAGGAACACTAGATCCGAGCTTGGCAGATACTAAGTGGCGTATTGGTAATATTGAGCGAGAAATCCCCATTATTGCCAGTGCTATGGATGGCGTAGTCGATGTGCGTATGGCTGTACGTTTGTCGCAGTTGGGAGCATTAGGTGTCCTCAACTTAGAAGGTATCCAAACTCGCTATGCTGATCCAGATCCGATTTTAGATAAGATTGCTGCTGTAGGGAAAGATGAATTTGTTTCCCTAATGCAACAGCTGTATGCTGAACCAATAAAGCCGGAATTAATTGAAAAGCGTATTCAGGAAATTAAGCAACAAGGTGGTATTGCAGCAGTTAGTGCTACACCTGCCGGAGCCAGTAAATTTGGTGAGATAGTAGCCAAAGCTGGGGCAGATTTATTTTTTGTACAAGCTACTGTTGTTTCTACGGCACACCTCTCACCAGAGTCAATCGTACCTTTAGATTTAGCAGAATTTTGCCGTTCTATGCCCATCCCTGTGATCTTGGGGAATTGCGTCACCTACGAAGTGACTTTAGATCTATTGAAAGCAGGGGCGGCTGGTGTATTGGTAGGTATTGGCCCTGGTGCTGCTTGTACTTCACGCGGTGTATTAGGTGTAGGTGTACCACAAGCAACTGCGATCGCAGATTGTGCCGCCGCACGCGATGATTACTATCGGGAAACAGGTAACTACATACCGATCATTGCTGATGGTGGTTTAATCACTGGCGGTGACATTTGTAAGTGTATTGCTTGTGGCGCTGATGGCGTAATGATTGGTTCTCCCTTTGCCAGAGCCGCCGAAGCACCTGGACGAGGTTACCATTGGGGAATGGCAACTCCCAGCCCTGTACTGCCTCGTGGTACCCGCATTCGTGTTGCTACCACTGGTACCCTAGAGCAAATTCTCATCGGCCCCGCAGCACTTGATGATGGCACCCATAATCTTTTAGGAGCTTTAAAAACAAGTATGGGTACATTGGGAGCTAAAAACATCAAAGAAATGCAACAAGTTGAAGTTGTGATTGCTCCTTCCTTGCTAACTGAAGGTAAAGTTTACCAAAAAGCTCAACAATTAGGTATGGGTAAATAG
- the trxA gene encoding thioredoxin — protein MSAAAQVTDSTFKQEVIDSEVPVLVDFWAPWCGPCRMVAPVVEEIAAQYEGQLKVVKVNTDENPNVASQYGIRSIPTLMIFKGGQKVDMVVGAVPKTTLASTLEKYL, from the coding sequence ATGTCAGCAGCCGCACAAGTTACCGATTCTACCTTTAAGCAAGAAGTCATCGACAGTGAAGTACCTGTTTTAGTTGATTTTTGGGCACCCTGGTGTGGCCCCTGTCGGATGGTAGCCCCTGTTGTAGAAGAAATCGCCGCTCAGTACGAAGGTCAACTCAAGGTTGTAAAAGTCAACACTGATGAGAATCCTAATGTTGCTAGTCAGTACGGCATCCGCAGCATCCCCACATTAATGATTTTTAAAGGTGGGCAAAAAGTTGATATGGTCGTCGGTGCCGTGCCTAAAACTACATTAGCTAGCACATTGGAAAAGTATCTTTGA
- a CDS encoding LOG family protein: MTSSASFDTLESLQADIAELIDRLPTLKNQQLIKQALATIVRLADSNIERLDWKILSAALADMERGFQLFYDYRHVRKVTIFGSARLAPETPEYKMALQFASVVSQLGFMVMTGGGGGIMQAGHEGAGRENSFGLNIQLPFEQQANPFIEGDPKLINFKYFFTRKLFLLKESDAVALFPGGFGTQDEAFECMTLSQTGKFGPVPLVLIDRPGGDYWRSWSDYIDQQLVQKGLVSPEDPSLYTVTDNLDVACNAITRFYQVYHSSRYVGDQLVIRLTTDLSNTEVEKLNASFSDILVKGKIEKSQALSQEGQDETVNLPRLVFYFNQRDLGRLYQMIAVINQMGVHTVEDTGHPERK; the protein is encoded by the coding sequence ATGACTTCATCTGCGTCGTTTGATACATTAGAGTCTCTACAGGCGGATATCGCTGAATTAATTGATCGGTTACCGACGTTAAAAAATCAGCAACTTATCAAACAGGCACTTGCTACTATAGTACGCCTGGCTGATAGTAACATTGAGCGCCTCGATTGGAAAATATTGTCTGCGGCTTTAGCAGACATGGAACGGGGTTTTCAACTTTTTTATGACTACCGACACGTTCGCAAAGTTACGATTTTTGGTTCGGCTCGTTTAGCGCCAGAAACCCCAGAATATAAAATGGCATTGCAGTTTGCTTCTGTTGTTTCTCAACTGGGATTTATGGTGATGACTGGCGGTGGTGGTGGAATCATGCAAGCTGGTCATGAAGGTGCTGGGCGCGAAAATTCTTTTGGTTTAAATATTCAGTTACCTTTTGAGCAGCAGGCGAACCCGTTTATTGAAGGTGATCCTAAGCTGATTAATTTTAAATATTTTTTCACCCGTAAACTATTTCTGTTAAAAGAAAGCGATGCTGTTGCTTTGTTTCCTGGTGGTTTTGGTACCCAAGATGAAGCTTTTGAGTGCATGACATTGAGCCAAACAGGTAAATTTGGCCCAGTACCTTTAGTTTTAATTGATCGCCCTGGTGGTGATTACTGGCGGTCTTGGAGTGATTATATAGACCAGCAACTAGTGCAAAAAGGTCTTGTTAGCCCTGAAGACCCTAGTCTTTATACAGTGACAGACAACCTAGATGTAGCTTGTAATGCGATTACCCGTTTTTACCAGGTTTATCACTCTAGTCGTTATGTGGGCGATCAGTTGGTGATTCGGCTGACAACAGATTTATCTAACACTGAGGTCGAAAAACTCAATGCTAGTTTCAGCGATATTCTAGTTAAAGGAAAGATTGAAAAAAGTCAAGCATTATCTCAAGAAGGACAAGATGAGACAGTTAATCTACCCCGTCTGGTTTTTTACTTCAATCAACGGGATTTAGGGCGCTTGTATCAAATGATTGCTGTTATCAATCAGATGGGTGTTCATACTGTAGAGGATACAGGACATCCAGAAAGGAAATAG
- a CDS encoding D-alanyl-D-alanine carboxypeptidase: MLELLSSGLVSLWLEMAGLQIKPLDALDALAWQSSPGLVLAPDPNPASANTVQEYLKGLITSKLIAQNLTASQGIWMQSGPMLMANHEGTTPLPAASLTKIATSLVAFKTWGPDHQFETVISATGPVTNGVLQGDLVVNGGGDPMMVWEEAIAIGNALNKMGIKQVKGNLVITGSFAMNFQRHPLLAGQLFKQALNSATWTRPAIYTYSIMPKGTPKPQVAIAGTVKVEPQANPQQAVLIRHLSLPMRQIIKEMNVYSNNDIAEMLAESVGGHTVVQATAAKLARVPEGEIQLINGSGLGPENRISPRAVCAMLMAIQQESVARNLTLADLFPMSGFDHRGTLHARHMPAGTVMKTGTLRDVSALAGVMPTRDRGLVWFAIINRGNNVSGFRTGQDQLLQRLVQKLQVAPQIPAALTPHSTINTLPELGANSRNQILFKS; this comes from the coding sequence ATGCTGGAATTATTGAGTTCAGGTTTAGTATCGTTGTGGCTGGAAATGGCAGGATTACAAATTAAGCCTTTAGATGCTTTAGATGCATTGGCTTGGCAAAGTAGCCCTGGCTTAGTGCTAGCGCCTGATCCCAATCCAGCTAGCGCTAATACAGTTCAAGAGTATTTAAAAGGTTTAATTACATCAAAACTCATTGCACAAAATCTGACAGCAAGCCAGGGAATTTGGATGCAGTCAGGGCCTATGTTGATGGCTAATCATGAAGGAACAACACCTTTACCGGCTGCATCTTTAACTAAAATTGCTACCTCATTAGTTGCTTTTAAAACTTGGGGCCCAGATCATCAATTTGAGACTGTAATTAGTGCTACAGGGCCCGTTACGAATGGTGTATTGCAAGGTGATTTAGTAGTGAATGGCGGTGGCGATCCCATGATGGTTTGGGAAGAAGCGATCGCCATTGGTAATGCTCTCAATAAGATGGGTATTAAGCAGGTCAAGGGAAATTTGGTGATTACTGGCTCTTTTGCCATGAATTTTCAACGTCACCCCCTATTAGCAGGGCAATTATTTAAGCAAGCGCTAAATTCTGCTACTTGGACTCGTCCGGCGATTTACACATACTCAATTATGCCCAAGGGCACACCAAAACCCCAAGTAGCGATCGCAGGAACTGTAAAAGTTGAACCGCAAGCAAACCCACAACAAGCGGTGCTAATTCGTCATCTCTCTTTGCCTATGAGACAAATTATCAAAGAGATGAACGTTTATAGTAACAACGATATAGCAGAAATGCTTGCAGAGTCGGTAGGAGGTCATACTGTAGTTCAAGCTACTGCGGCAAAGCTAGCTAGAGTGCCAGAGGGAGAAATTCAGTTAATTAATGGTTCAGGATTAGGCCCAGAAAATCGCATCTCTCCCCGTGCTGTTTGTGCGATGTTAATGGCAATACAACAAGAATCAGTGGCTCGTAATCTCACTTTAGCGGATTTGTTTCCCATGTCTGGGTTCGATCACCGAGGCACGTTGCACGCTAGACATATGCCGGCGGGTACAGTGATGAAAACTGGAACTTTGCGAGATGTGAGTGCTTTAGCTGGTGTGATGCCAACACGCGATCGCGGTTTGGTTTGGTTTGCCATTATTAACCGTGGTAATAACGTCTCTGGTTTCCGTACTGGACAAGACCAACTCTTACAACGTTTGGTACAAAAATTGCAAGTAGCACCTCAAATCCCCGCAGCCCTAACTCCTCATTCCACCATCAACACCTTACCGGAACTCGGTGCCAATAGCCGCAATCAAATACTGTTCAAAAGTTAG
- the lptC gene encoding LPS export ABC transporter periplasmic protein LptC, with amino-acid sequence MKQEADKHQGSSGLAKEGGNKRYSPQFFLFPSLNATNTKVNWHRLSLTLFLIVGLFACSGRNTKNPANNSDTSGQNTDSNLTFFNVAFEQFDEVGRPIWKVNAKQAKYTKEKQIGQAESPYGELYQDGKIVYQIKAERADIEQDGKQLFLKGKIVATDPRNGIVLRGNELEWRPKEDLLIVRNQINGTHQKLQAVAQEAKVKTREQRMEFSGGVVANSTDPQLKMRTEHLIWQIKEEKLIGDRPVQIDRYKNNQITDRGRGNATEINLKTKIATVTKNAQLELLDPPMQIASNSMNWNMNTETVTTTSPVRVFHKAENVTVTANQGEMKIPQKTVYLTGNVNAIGQRRQSLKSQTLTWYLDKKLVEAQGNVVYRQVDPPLNFAGETAVGNLQTENIVVKGGNSGGRVVTEIIPQEKVKGQ; translated from the coding sequence ATGAAGCAGGAAGCAGATAAGCATCAAGGGAGCAGTGGTTTAGCCAAAGAGGGGGGAAATAAGAGATATTCCCCCCAATTCTTTTTATTCCCATCTCTAAATGCTACAAACACCAAAGTTAATTGGCATCGTCTATCGTTAACATTATTTTTAATAGTTGGGTTATTTGCTTGTAGTGGGAGAAATACTAAAAATCCAGCAAATAACTCAGATACATCTGGACAAAATACAGATAGTAATTTGACATTTTTTAATGTAGCTTTTGAACAGTTTGATGAAGTAGGGCGACCAATTTGGAAAGTCAATGCTAAACAAGCAAAATACACCAAAGAAAAACAAATTGGTCAAGCAGAAAGTCCCTATGGTGAACTGTATCAAGATGGCAAAATAGTATACCAAATTAAAGCAGAACGGGCAGATATTGAGCAAGATGGCAAGCAACTATTTCTCAAAGGAAAAATAGTGGCTACAGACCCTCGTAATGGCATAGTATTGCGAGGTAATGAATTAGAATGGCGACCCAAAGAAGATTTATTAATTGTTCGTAACCAAATTAACGGGACTCATCAAAAACTACAAGCAGTAGCCCAGGAAGCCAAAGTTAAAACCCGCGAACAGCGTATGGAATTTTCTGGTGGGGTAGTCGCCAACTCCACAGATCCGCAATTAAAAATGCGAACTGAGCATTTAATCTGGCAAATTAAAGAAGAAAAATTAATTGGCGATCGCCCCGTACAAATTGACCGCTACAAAAATAATCAAATTACTGACCGTGGACGAGGAAATGCTACGGAAATTAATTTGAAAACCAAAATTGCCACGGTGACAAAAAATGCCCAGCTAGAATTACTAGACCCACCAATGCAAATAGCTAGTAACTCTATGAACTGGAACATGAATACCGAAACTGTCACCACTACTTCACCTGTGCGTGTCTTTCATAAAGCGGAAAATGTCACAGTAACCGCAAACCAAGGGGAAATGAAGATACCACAAAAAACCGTTTATTTAACAGGCAATGTCAACGCTATTGGTCAGCGTCGCCAGTCTTTAAAGTCGCAAACATTAACTTGGTATCTAGACAAGAAATTAGTAGAAGCGCAGGGTAATGTAGTGTATCGACAAGTTGATCCACCATTAAATTTTGCCGGGGAAACAGCGGTAGGTAATCTGCAAACCGAAAACATCGTTGTTAAAGGCGGCAATAGTGGCGGTAGGGTAGTTACAGAAATTATTCCTCAAGAAAAAGTGAAGGGGCAATAA
- a CDS encoding NYN domain-containing protein, which yields MLNNLENDSIFTPEQVLENRGRVAIFIDGSNLFYAALQLGIEIDYTKLLCRLTGGSRLLRAFFYTGVDRTNEKQQGFLLWMRRNGYRVIAKDLVQLPDGSKKANLDVEIAVDMMALVDSYDTAVLVSGDGDLAYAVNSVSYRGVRVEVVSLRSMTSDSLINVSDRYIDLEAIKEDIQKTPRQSYPYRPLSSMGFLEDPRETDGHLEIQD from the coding sequence ATGTTGAATAATTTAGAAAATGACTCAATATTTACACCGGAACAAGTTTTAGAGAATAGAGGTCGTGTAGCCATATTTATTGATGGCTCAAATCTATTTTATGCAGCACTACAACTAGGAATTGAAATTGATTACACTAAGTTACTGTGTCGATTAACTGGCGGTTCGAGACTATTGCGTGCTTTTTTCTACACAGGAGTAGATCGCACCAATGAGAAACAACAAGGGTTTCTTTTATGGATGCGTCGCAATGGCTATAGAGTGATTGCTAAAGATTTAGTACAGCTACCTGATGGCTCAAAAAAAGCCAATCTGGATGTCGAAATTGCAGTAGACATGATGGCTTTAGTTGATTCTTATGATACAGCAGTCTTAGTCAGTGGCGACGGCGATTTAGCCTATGCCGTCAACTCAGTTAGTTATCGGGGTGTCAGGGTAGAAGTTGTCAGTTTGCGTTCCATGACTAGCGACAGCTTAATTAATGTTAGCGATCGCTATATTGATTTAGAAGCCATCAAAGAAGATATCCAAAAAACGCCTCGCCAAAGCTACCCCTATCGACCTTTATCAAGTATGGGCTTTTTGGAAGATCCAAGAGAGACTGACGGACATTTAGAAATTCAAGATTAA
- the metG gene encoding methionine--tRNA ligase — MNLINKTEKTFALTTPLYYVNDVPHVGSAYTTMAADVIARFQRLLGNQVLLITGTDEHGQKIQRSAANLGKEPQEFCDEISQSFFSLWQLLNIKYDRFIRTTDTRHEAIVKEFFDRVWQAGDIYQGQQKGWYCVSCEEFKEERELLEGNRCPIHTNKEVEWRDEQNYFFRLSKYQTQLQELYESQPDFIQPASRRNEVLNFVNQGLQDFSISRVNLDWGFPVPVDPKHTLYVWFDALLGYVTALLDPDAEPTLANALSKWWPMNLHLIGKDILRFHAVYWPAMLMSAGVPLPQQVFGHGFLTKDGQKMGKSLGNTLDPIELVERYGSDAVRYYFLKEIEFGKDGDFNEVRFINVLNADLANDLGNLLNRTLNMVKKYCGGNVPSIAHETIPADNPLKAIGLTLGEKVKNAYEMLAFNQACTEILLLAQACNKFIDEQAPWTLYKQGQQPELAQVLYAVLESVRLAAYLLSPVIPNLSSDIYQQLGFGINFNDQLEVANAAPFRLHATWGILSDKQQLGTPQPIFKRIELPKNN; from the coding sequence ATGAATCTAATAAATAAAACAGAAAAGACATTCGCACTCACCACTCCCCTATATTATGTAAACGATGTCCCTCATGTAGGTAGTGCTTATACGACAATGGCAGCAGATGTGATTGCCAGGTTTCAGAGACTGTTGGGGAATCAAGTACTGCTGATTACAGGCACAGATGAACATGGGCAAAAAATTCAGCGTTCCGCAGCAAATTTAGGCAAAGAACCGCAAGAATTTTGTGATGAAATATCTCAAAGCTTCTTTTCTCTGTGGCAGTTACTAAACATTAAATACGATCGCTTTATTCGCACTACTGATACTCGCCATGAAGCAATTGTCAAGGAATTTTTTGATCGAGTATGGCAAGCAGGCGATATCTACCAGGGGCAACAAAAAGGATGGTACTGTGTATCTTGTGAAGAATTTAAAGAAGAAAGAGAACTCCTAGAAGGAAATCGTTGCCCAATTCATACTAACAAAGAAGTTGAATGGCGCGACGAACAAAACTACTTCTTCCGCTTATCTAAATATCAAACCCAACTCCAAGAACTGTACGAGTCTCAACCAGATTTTATTCAGCCTGCAAGTCGTCGTAATGAAGTCCTCAACTTTGTCAACCAAGGGTTGCAAGACTTTTCGATTTCGCGAGTGAATCTCGATTGGGGTTTTCCTGTACCTGTAGATCCTAAACATACTCTTTATGTTTGGTTTGATGCATTGCTGGGTTATGTCACAGCATTATTAGACCCCGATGCAGAGCCAACTTTAGCCAACGCCCTAAGCAAATGGTGGCCAATGAATTTGCACCTAATTGGTAAGGATATTCTCCGCTTCCATGCAGTGTACTGGCCAGCAATGTTAATGTCAGCTGGCGTACCATTACCACAGCAAGTATTTGGGCATGGCTTCTTAACCAAAGATGGTCAGAAGATGGGTAAAAGTCTGGGTAATACCCTCGATCCCATAGAACTAGTCGAGCGCTATGGTAGTGACGCTGTTCGTTATTACTTCCTTAAGGAAATTGAATTTGGCAAAGATGGCGATTTTAATGAAGTTAGATTCATCAATGTTTTAAATGCAGATTTGGCAAATGATTTAGGCAATTTGCTCAATCGCACCTTGAACATGGTGAAAAAGTACTGCGGTGGTAATGTGCCATCAATTGCCCATGAGACGATTCCGGCTGACAATCCTTTAAAAGCGATTGGGCTAACTTTAGGGGAAAAGGTGAAAAATGCTTACGAAATGTTAGCTTTCAATCAAGCTTGCACAGAAATTCTCTTGCTGGCGCAAGCTTGTAATAAGTTTATTGATGAACAAGCCCCTTGGACATTATATAAGCAAGGACAGCAGCCAGAGTTGGCACAAGTGCTGTATGCAGTTCTAGAATCAGTTAGACTAGCAGCTTATCTGCTATCCCCAGTGATTCCGAATCTCAGTAGCGATATTTATCAGCAATTGGGCTTTGGAATTAACTTTAACGATCAGCTAGAAGTTGCCAATGCTGCCCCTTTTCGCCTTCATGCAACCTGGGGCATACTATCCGATAAACAACAGTTGGGTACACCCCAACCAATATTTAAGCGGATAGAACTGCCAAAAAACAATTAG
- a CDS encoding lysophospholipid acyltransferase family protein encodes MSLNSPLDISRWSLAALSTQMFRYYENRIPHDASVLVVSNHRSFMDALVLMAALSRPIRFACHHYMGQVPIMRELVTSQLGCFPLEDIKHRQQSFFAQSQVLLQSQQMVGVFPEGTAPMVKSTQPNQLGEFQRGFAHLALRASVRDLAILPIAIASLEEVNTSGVPLRLLSLFDPSEALFNQPGWHPLVIYRRVAVLIGNPYWIKPQHQKQYQRKQAKTVVNELTEHCHCEIANLLRQGCY; translated from the coding sequence ATGAGTCTAAATAGCCCTCTAGACATTTCTCGTTGGTCATTAGCGGCATTATCAACGCAAATGTTTCGCTATTATGAGAATCGGATTCCTCATGACGCTAGTGTGTTAGTTGTCAGCAATCACCGCAGTTTTATGGATGCTTTAGTATTAATGGCAGCGCTATCGCGTCCTATCCGCTTTGCTTGCCATCACTACATGGGACAAGTACCAATTATGCGGGAATTGGTAACCAGCCAATTGGGTTGCTTTCCTTTGGAGGATATCAAACATCGACAACAGAGCTTTTTTGCTCAATCTCAGGTACTATTGCAATCCCAGCAAATGGTAGGGGTGTTTCCTGAAGGCACTGCACCAATGGTAAAATCTACCCAACCAAATCAATTAGGCGAATTTCAGCGTGGATTTGCCCATTTGGCATTACGAGCATCTGTGAGAGACTTGGCAATTCTGCCCATTGCGATCGCCTCTCTAGAAGAAGTAAATACCTCTGGTGTACCTTTAAGGTTGTTGAGTTTGTTTGACCCTTCAGAAGCCTTATTTAATCAACCGGGTTGGCATCCTTTGGTCATTTATCGTCGGGTTGCTGTGTTAATTGGTAATCCTTATTGGATTAAGCCCCAACATCAAAAACAATATCAAAGAAAACAAGCCAAAACTGTTGTTAATGAACTGACAGAACACTGTCATTGTGAAATTGCCAATCTGTTAAGACAAGGTTGTTATTAA
- a CDS encoding alpha/beta fold hydrolase has translation MLEVELKPCFLTPKRIQPQYPLFVYLPGMDGTGQLLRSQTAGLEVGFDVRCLAIPRQDLTTWDILTKNVLDLIHAELEKSAQRPVYLCGESFGGCLAMKVAIQAPHLFKRIILINPASSFHLRPWLTWTSQLTNLVHPCLYEVGALALLPFLASLQRMTRSDRQELLKSMRSVPPETVMWRLSLLREFDVKEEQLRYLTQPALLIGGGQDRLLPSVEEVKRLNTILINSKKVILPHSGHACLLESDTNLYEIMKVNNFIENSAEVIESFQLKNAVR, from the coding sequence ATGCTGGAAGTTGAGTTAAAGCCGTGTTTCCTGACTCCTAAGCGCATACAGCCTCAGTATCCCCTGTTTGTATATTTGCCAGGAATGGATGGCACAGGTCAACTATTGCGATCGCAAACTGCTGGGTTAGAAGTTGGTTTTGATGTCCGCTGCTTGGCGATCCCCAGACAAGACCTTACCACCTGGGATATTCTTACCAAGAATGTATTGGATTTAATCCATGCTGAATTAGAAAAAAGCGCCCAGAGGCCAGTATATCTATGTGGAGAGTCATTTGGCGGCTGTTTAGCGATGAAAGTAGCTATTCAAGCGCCACATCTGTTTAAGCGGATTATCCTGATTAACCCAGCTTCTAGCTTTCATTTACGTCCTTGGTTAACTTGGACATCGCAACTAACTAACTTAGTGCATCCTTGTCTTTATGAAGTCGGCGCACTAGCATTATTACCATTTTTAGCATCCCTACAACGGATGACCAGAAGCGATCGCCAAGAACTACTCAAAAGTATGCGTTCTGTACCACCAGAGACAGTAATGTGGCGATTATCTTTGTTGCGAGAGTTTGATGTTAAAGAAGAACAGTTACGTTATCTCACCCAACCAGCATTACTTATCGGCGGTGGACAGGATCGGCTTTTACCTTCTGTAGAAGAAGTAAAAAGATTAAATACTATCTTAATTAACAGTAAAAAGGTAATTTTACCTCATAGTGGGCACGCCTGTTTATTAGAAAGCGATACTAATCTCTATGAAATTATGAAAGTAAATAATTTCATAGAAAATAGTGCTGAGGTAATTGAATCATTTCAACTTAAAAATGCTGTCAGGTAA
- a CDS encoding BrnT family toxin, with protein sequence MDLLYRVQGIEFEWDNNKEKINIEKHGVTFEEATEVFFDPFYQTGDASANDEQRDFIIGYSFTSRLLLVVYVERGKRTRIISARPTTRTERKLYEQA encoded by the coding sequence ATGGATCTTCTTTATCGAGTTCAAGGAATTGAATTTGAATGGGATAATAACAAAGAAAAAATCAACATTGAAAAACATGGAGTTACATTTGAAGAAGCTACAGAAGTTTTCTTTGACCCGTTCTATCAAACAGGTGATGCTTCTGCTAATGATGAGCAACGTGATTTTATCATTGGTTATTCTTTCACTAGTCGTCTGTTATTAGTGGTTTATGTAGAAAGAGGTAAGCGTACCCGTATAATTTCTGCCCGTCCTACTACTCGTACTGAAAGAAAATTATATGAACAAGCCTGA